Below is a window of Candidatus Viadribacter manganicus DNA.
TGATCGGCGGCGTTGCGCGTGCGCACTCCGTCTGGCGTCAACGCCACACCCGCAAACATAATGGCGAGAAACAACGCAACGAGTAGCGCAAGAGCGCTGAGCCAGCGCACAGAGAAGAACGACATCATAGGCGCGGCTCTAACATCCAACCGCTGGGGACGCACGTTTTCTGGGGCTTAATCGAAGCAACGAGCCGCGATCAGCGGCCGCGAAGCTCGTCATTGTCCTCAATCAGGCCGCCTGAGCCCGCCGGGATGTCGAGCGTGCCGACGGCGGCCAGCAATTGCCGCTCCGCCACGACGAGGTCACGCTCAGCCTGCGCCAACGCGATTTGAGCCGTGAGCAAGTCCGCCACCTGGTCGAGCACTTCGACAGTGGATCGGAGGCCCGTCTCCTGCTCCAGGCGCACGCCCTCATAGGCGAGCGCTGCAGCGTCGACTTGCTCGCGCGCCGATTGCACGGCGGATCGTGCACTCGCGAGGCCAGTCCAGGAGTTGGTGACCACTTCCTGCACCGAACGCTGTATCGCGGCGAGGTCGAGATTCGAAGCGGAGCGAAGCGCGCGTTGTTGGCGGGTGCGCGAACGGATGGCGCCGCCCTGGAACAGCGGCACCGAAAGGCGCACGCCTACCGTATCATTCGAACTTTCCGACGTATCGTCGTTGAAATCGGCGCCGAGCGAATAGCCAGCCTCGGCCGTTACGTTCAGTCGGCCCTGCGCTGCGGCTGCATCAACGTTCGCGTCAGCAAGACGCGTGTCAGCCTGTGCGCTGATCAAGGTCGGGCTGTTATCGACGGCAGTCGAAAGCGCGCTTTCGAGATCCATCGGCAAGCCCGCCGCTGCCGGCGGCGCCTGGAGATCTGATGGCGGATGACCAACCAAGCGGCGATAGGCTTCCACTGCCGCCGCCATTGCACCCTGCGCCTGCACCAATTGCGTACGCGCTTGTGCAAAGCGCGCTTGGGCTTGCGCCTCGTCCGTGCGCGTCACGACGCCAGCTTCGAACTGCGCCTGTGCGTACTCATACAATTGCTGGAGATTGGAGACGTTTGTTTGGCGCGCGGCCACCACGGCCTGCGCTTGACGCACATTGGCGTAAGCGGACGTCACATCGAGCAGCAATTGCTGGCGCGCGCCCTCATAGTCTGCCGTTGCACCTGCGATCTGAGCGCGCGCGGCGCGCGTCGATGCAAGCACGCGGCCAGAGCCGAACAAAAGTTGAGAAATGTTGGCGGAGCTCGACCAGGTCTCCGTGCGATCACCTTCAAGCAAAGGATTGTCGGAATCCCGGTCACTGGCGCTGGCCAACCCTGAGATAGAAATTTGCGGCAACGCTGCGGAGAGCGCCTGCGGCAGCGCCTCACGGGTCGCGCGCAAACGCTGACGTTGCGCCGCGAGCGTTGGGTTCGATTCCTGGGCGGCGGTCATGGCCTCCGCGAGCGTATCCGCCTGCGCGGTTCCTATGGCGGCGCTCAGCGCGGCGAGTGAAACGATCAACGTACGCATCAAGGACTTCTTCCTCATTCCCGCCGCAACGCCTCGATCGGATCGAGTTTCGCTGCGCGCCATGCGGGATACGCGCCAAACACGACCCCGACCAAACCTGAAAAGGCGATCGCCAACCCAGCATTTAAAGGCGACACCACCAATGGTAGGTTAAATAGTGTTGTCATTCCCCAAGCGCCAGCAACGCCAATAACTAACCCGATAATCCCTCCCGCGACGGAAAGGGTGACGGCCTCCAAGCCAAACTGATTAAGAATATCTGACTGCCGCGCGCCCAAGGCTTTGCGGAGACCGATTTCGCGTGTCCGTTCTGTGACACTCACCAGCATGATGTTCATGATGCCAATACCACCTACGAGGAGGGAAACAGCGGAAATTCCCCCCAAAAGGGCAGTGAACACGCCAGTGGTTTGAGCCATCGTCTCGCTAATGGAGCTCAAGTTCTGAACCGTGAAATCGTCTTCGCCCTCGCGCGTGCGGTGGCGCTGACGAAGCAGATTTTCGACGTCCTCCTGAAGGCGGTTCAACACCTCCTCACTCTCGGCCTTCACCGAGATCTGACTCACAGTGTCGCCGCGCCCGCGCCGGCCCGCGATGCGGCGCTTCACGGTTGTCAGCGGCGCCAGCACGATGTCGTCCTGATCTTGGAAGCCCGATTGCCCTTTGGACTCAAGAATACCGATGACTTCATAGGCGCCGCCATTCATGCGCACCGTCTGACCGACTGGATCCATGTTCGGAAAGAGATTCTCGGCCACGGTGTTGCCGAGCACGACGATGCGACGCGCCTGGCGCTCTTCGGTTTCGTCAAACATGCGCCCCTGGGCGATCTCCCAATCTCGCGCGCTGAGAAAATCGGGCGTGACGCCATTTACTTCCGGGTTCCAGTTCAGACCATTGGCGATAACCTGCGCACGCGCTCGCTGCGAGGGCGCTACTACAGCGACGTTTTCCAACTGCGCGATCGCTTCGGCGTCATTTATCGTCAGCGAATCCCATCCGCCGCCAGCACCCGCTTGCCCGCGTACGCCGCCGCCACCGCGCATTGCGCCGGGCACGACAATGAGCAGGTTCGAACCCAGGCTCGCAATCGAACGCTCTACTTGGGTTTGCGCGCCCGAGCCGAGGGCAACCATCGCCACAACCGAGGCAACGCCAATGATGACGCCCAGCGCCGTAAGCGCCGAACGCATTGGATTGGCGCGCAGTGCGCGACCGGCGCTCGCAACAAGATCAGACGTGCGCATCATGGCGTGCATCCCGATCGTTCAAATGATCCGAAACAATGTGGCCGTCGCGCATCTCGATGGTGCGTTTGGTGGCGCGCGCAACGTCGTGATCGTGGGTGACGAGCACCACCGTCGCGCCCTCTTGGTTGAGCTGATTGAACAGCGCCAGAATTTCGATGCCAGTGTTGGTGTCGAGCGCCCCGGTCGGTTCGTCGGCTAGCAACAATGCGGGACGTCCCGCCAATGCACGCGCGATGGCCACGCGCTGTTGTTGGCCGCCCGAAAGCTGGGTGGGCTTATGGCCCATGCGCTGGCCCAGCCCTACACGTTCAAGTAATTCCGCCGCCCGCTCCCTGCGCTCCTTCGGCAACACACCGCCGTATATCATGGGCAGCTCCACGTTCTCCCAGGCGGTTAAGCGTGGCAGCAGGTTGAAGCTCTGAAATACGAAACCGATCGTCTGGTTGCGAAACACGGCAAGGTCGTCATCGCTCATCTTGCCAATGTCGTTTCCGGCAATCGTGATGCGTCCACCGCTAGGCGTGTCAAGTCCGCCGAGAATGTTCATCAACGTCGATTTGCCCGATCCCGACGGGCCGACAATGGCGCAATACTCACCGCGCGGGATATTGAAGCTTACCCCGTCAAGCGCGCGCACGGTTTCCTCGCCCATGCGATAGAGCTTCAATAAATTCGTCGCTTCGATCAGCGTCGTCATCACGCGCCCCGGATGCGAACGCCGCCGCCCGCCCCACGTCCGCCGCCGCCGAACGGGCCGCCTTGATTGCCGGTCTCTGCCTGAGGACCGCCACCGATGATGACTTCATCGCCTTCGTTGAGGCCGGAATGAATGAGCGTGAAGCCGTTGTCGCCAACCCCGGTCTCGACCTGCACCGGCGTCGGCCTGTTGTTGCGCAGCACCCAGACGACCGCCTGGTTGCGAACCTCTTGGCGCGGGCCGTTGCCAGCGCGCATTTGCGTCAACAACTCGCGCTGCGCCGCAGTCAGCGAGGGTTCAATCGCAGCAATAACTTGCTCACGCACACGCCGCATGGCGCCGCGCCGATCGCCGCCGCCCTGACCGCGGGGGGTTGACGCCATCGCATTTTCAAACGCCGCCTGCGCGGCCGCGCGTTGTTGTTCATCGAGCTGCAGCGATTCTGCAATTTGCGCGACGCCGCGCCCGCGCTGGCCGCCGCGCTGTGCGCCGTCGCCGCGCGTTTGCGCCTGGGCTTCACCAGACGCGCCGCGCCGGCCACCGTTACCGACCAGCGCTTGGGCTTGAGCTACAAGCTCAGGATCGGCGGGACGGAAGCGCAATGCCGTGTTCGGCAACCGGAGCACGTTTTCGCGCTGCTCGAGCACGATCTCTGCATTCGCCGTCATGCCCGGCAACAAAATTCGGCCAGGGTTATCGGCTTCGACAACCACTGTGTAACTGACAACGCCGGATTCCGCGACGCCCTGCTGACGCACTTGGCTCACACGGCCTTCAAACTCACGATCCGGGAAAGCATCGACGGTAAATTGCACCGCCTGCCCTTCTTGCACTTCGCCGATGTCGGCTTCGTCGACCGTGATGTTCGCCTGCAAGCGCGAGAGATCCTGCGCAATCGTGAACAGGGTGGCGGCTTGCAAACTCGACGCGACCGGCTGACCGACATTGACTTGCCGATCAACGACGACGCCATCTATGGGCGAGCGAATGATGCTACGCTCCAAATCCGTCCGCGCTGTTGCAACTTGCGCAGATGCAGAAGCGACCGCCGCGCGCGCCGTGTCACGCGCGGCGCGTTGCTGCGACATGAGCTGCTCGGACGCAAAGCCGCGCTGCTGCAGCAATTGGTAACGTTGGTAATCAGAGTTCGCGACCGCAGCCTGCGCTTGTGCTTGCGCGAGTTGAGCTTGCGCCTGAACGATGCGTTGCTGGAATGGCGTCGGATCAAGGCGCGCGAGCTCTTGCCCGGCGCGGACTTGCGAATTGAAGTCCACCGAAACGCTCTGCACAGGGCCCGAGACAGTAGCACCTACATTTGCTGACACCAATGGCTGCAGCGTGCCGGTCGCACTTACAACGCGCGTAATCGCGCCGCGGTCTAGCGCTGCTGTGCGATAGGGCTCGGCGTCATCCTTCGGACCGAACACGGACCAGCCAATCAGAACCGCGCCTAACGCGCCACCGGCAATGAAGAGATTGCGGCCGCGCAAAAACCCTGGGCGCTTAGCCCAGAGCCCGGACGCCGTGCTCTGCACGCGTTCCTTCATGGCCGTCAGTCCCATCTCACATCCTCACATGGCGAGGCAGCGTATCGAGGCACGAGCCTCCGCGCCCAGCGGACACCCCAATTGACGTATCCCGGCGATGTGAGGCGGCCAGGCTAAACTCAGTCTGACCACCTCACGTTCCGGTTAGTCGCGGCCGCGGCGGTGATGGCCGCGCGCTGCCTGCGCTTCTTCCTGCGTCACGCGGCCGTCATTGTTCGCGTCGAGACGCTCAAACATATGAGCCCCCATCGCCGCGAACTCGGCGCGCGAGAATGTGCCGTTGCCGTCTGCGTCGCGGTTCGGCCGATCCGGGCGTTCACCGCGCCGTTCGCCACGCTCTCCTCGCTCTCCTCGCTCTGGGCGTTCGGGACGCTCAGAGGCCTGGATCACACCGTCATGGTTCGCGTCGATGCGGCTGAACATTTCAATGGGGCCAGCGAGAAATTCATCACGCGTGATGTTGCCGTCATTGTTTGCGTCGGCGCGTTCGAGACGCGGCGGACCACCGTGCCGATCGCCGCGCCGACCACGCGGACCACGCTCAGCACGTTCGGCGCGCATCTCCTGACGCGTGAGCTGTCCGTTATGGTCGGTATCGAGCCGTGCAAACGCAGCTTCACGACCAGCGTCAAACTCGGCGCGTGTCAGCACGCCATCAGTGTTGGCGTCGGCTTCGAGAAAGCGGTGTCGAGCGCCGTCCGCGGGAGCATTTTGCGCCTGAGCAAGACCGCAAGCGCCCGCCGCCAAGACCGCAGCACCAGCGGCAGCAAGCAAGACTTTACGCATTTGGATCGTCTCCTTCCGGCCCTCGTCTCTGACGGGGCCCATTTCCCTCTCACAACCGTAATAGGTCAGCGCCTTTTCCCTGGTTGGTCGCGGTTGCGCCAAAGTTTGTCAGACGGAAAATCGCAAGCGAAAAGAAAAAACGGCCGGCGCTGGGAAAGCGCCGGCCGCTGTATTTGGCCTCGGCGCCTTGGGGGGGGAGGGTCGCGCCGGGCCTGCATGACGGGATACGCAAGGGGGGAGGAGCGCATCACCGTAAGGATGATTAATACCTAGGTGGTGTGGCCC
It encodes the following:
- a CDS encoding TolC family outer membrane protein translates to MRTLIVSLAALSAAIGTAQADTLAEAMTAAQESNPTLAAQRQRLRATREALPQALSAALPQISISGLASASDRDSDNPLLEGDRTETWSSSANISQLLFGSGRVLASTRAARAQIAGATADYEGARQQLLLDVTSAYANVRQAQAVVAARQTNVSNLQQLYEYAQAQFEAGVVTRTDEAQAQARFAQARTQLVQAQGAMAAAVEAYRRLVGHPPSDLQAPPAAAGLPMDLESALSTAVDNSPTLISAQADTRLADANVDAAAAQGRLNVTAEAGYSLGADFNDDTSESSNDTVGVRLSVPLFQGGAIRSRTRQQRALRSASNLDLAAIQRSVQEVVTNSWTGLASARSAVQSAREQVDAAALAYEGVRLEQETGLRSTVEVLDQVADLLTAQIALAQAERDLVVAERQLLAAVGTLDIPAGSGGLIEDNDELRGR
- a CDS encoding ABC transporter permease: MMRTSDLVASAGRALRANPMRSALTALGVIIGVASVVAMVALGSGAQTQVERSIASLGSNLLIVVPGAMRGGGGVRGQAGAGGGWDSLTINDAEAIAQLENVAVVAPSQRARAQVIANGLNWNPEVNGVTPDFLSARDWEIAQGRMFDETEERQARRIVVLGNTVAENLFPNMDPVGQTVRMNGGAYEVIGILESKGQSGFQDQDDIVLAPLTTVKRRIAGRRGRGDTVSQISVKAESEEVLNRLQEDVENLLRQRHRTREGEDDFTVQNLSSISETMAQTTGVFTALLGGISAVSLLVGGIGIMNIMLVSVTERTREIGLRKALGARQSDILNQFGLEAVTLSVAGGIIGLVIGVAGAWGMTTLFNLPLVVSPLNAGLAIAFSGLVGVVFGAYPAWRAAKLDPIEALRRE
- a CDS encoding ABC transporter ATP-binding protein is translated as MTTLIEATNLLKLYRMGEETVRALDGVSFNIPRGEYCAIVGPSGSGKSTLMNILGGLDTPSGGRITIAGNDIGKMSDDDLAVFRNQTIGFVFQSFNLLPRLTAWENVELPMIYGGVLPKERRERAAELLERVGLGQRMGHKPTQLSGGQQQRVAIARALAGRPALLLADEPTGALDTNTGIEILALFNQLNQEGATVVLVTHDHDVARATKRTIEMRDGHIVSDHLNDRDARHDAHV
- a CDS encoding efflux RND transporter periplasmic adaptor subunit, yielding MGLTAMKERVQSTASGLWAKRPGFLRGRNLFIAGGALGAVLIGWSVFGPKDDAEPYRTAALDRGAITRVVSATGTLQPLVSANVGATVSGPVQSVSVDFNSQVRAGQELARLDPTPFQQRIVQAQAQLAQAQAQAAVANSDYQRYQLLQQRGFASEQLMSQQRAARDTARAAVASASAQVATARTDLERSIIRSPIDGVVVDRQVNVGQPVASSLQAATLFTIAQDLSRLQANITVDEADIGEVQEGQAVQFTVDAFPDREFEGRVSQVRQQGVAESGVVSYTVVVEADNPGRILLPGMTANAEIVLEQRENVLRLPNTALRFRPADPELVAQAQALVGNGGRRGASGEAQAQTRGDGAQRGGQRGRGVAQIAESLQLDEQQRAAAQAAFENAMASTPRGQGGGDRRGAMRRVREQVIAAIEPSLTAAQRELLTQMRAGNGPRQEVRNQAVVWVLRNNRPTPVQVETGVGDNGFTLIHSGLNEGDEVIIGGGPQAETGNQGGPFGGGGRGAGGGVRIRGA